One Lycium barbarum isolate Lr01 chromosome 5, ASM1917538v2, whole genome shotgun sequence genomic window carries:
- the LOC132641404 gene encoding uncharacterized protein LOC132641404 has product MLSLGSYPRQPQSCPINNTPISQSLPFFSKIPQTQFFFTSNKVTHQSIHHLVWKKQTGVCIFALKDEEKSGNSVVEMENLDDDVDDFLEDDGDVDDDEVIIPLRNMKKWLENKPSGFGVDKEYDTSVEDKLMEEIEQSKKAQLANINKLKNNPVKANTTKNVQMDKDAQDGLRVRLVNLPKKMNVDKDLRLAFKGVPGIVNIVPVVSGNKKTRNPICKGLAYIDFKSKDEAQRFVKMFSGQSISFGKIQKPIKCEMINPGSPKSTTIQSVDEIKYAPEQEIPDLYGDLGDDFDTDFLSDSKENSSTNHDIVEVEDLSVHTNDYVENSEILSVESTSGDKQDVGEESDFSEQKKVQAKEKKKKPKRKKDNVAKLNIPGSARKLKIKEKALLTGVLSKYAQKTPS; this is encoded by the exons ATGCTTAGCCTAGGAAGTTATCCAAGGCAACCCCAATCTTGTCCCATTAACAATACTCCAATTTCACAATCCCTTCCTTTTTTTTCCAAGATTCCTCAAACCCAATTCTTTTTTACCTCAAACAAAGTGACCCATCAAAGCATTCATCATCTTGTATGGAAAAAACAAACTGGGGTGTGCATTTTTGCACTCAAAGATGAAGAAAAAAGTGGCAATAGTGTTGTAGAAATGGAGAATCTTGATGATGATGTGGATGATTTTCTTGAAGATGATGGTGATGTGGATGATGATGAGGTGATTATTCCATTAAGAAATATGAAGAAGTGGTTAGAAAACAAGCCTAGTGGATTTGGAGTAGATAAAGAGTATGATACTTCAGTTGAAGATAAGTTAATGGAAGAAATTGAGCAGAGTAAAAAAGCTCAGCTTGCTAATATCAATAAGCTCAAGAATAATCCTGTTAAAGCAAATACTACAAAAAATGTTCAGATGGATAAAG ATGCTCAGGATGGACTCCGTGTGCGCTTGGTCAATCTACCAAAGAAAATGAACGTTGATAAGGATCTACGATTGGCTTTCAAAGGAGTTCCCGGAATAGTTAACATAGTCCCAGTTGTGTCTGGGAACAAGAAGACCAGAAATCCTATTTGCAAAGGCCTGGCCTATATTGACTTCAAGTCTAAGGATGAAGCACAAAG ATTTGTGAAAATGTTCTCTGGACAAAGTATAAGTTTTGGTAAGATTCAGAAGCCAATAAAGTGTGAGATGATAAATCCCGGATCACCCAAGTCCACAACTATACAATCAGTTGATGAAATTAAGTACGCTCCTGAACAAGAAATACCTGATCTATACGGAGACCTGGGtgatgattttgatacagatttccTTTCGGATTCAAAGGAAAACAGCTCCACTAACCACGATATTGTAGAGGTGGAGGACTTATCAGTACATACAAATGATTATGTAGAAAATTCAGAAATTTTATCTGTAGAGTCCACTTCGGGTGATAAACAGGATGTTGGAGAAGAGTCTGATTTCTCAGAACAAAAGAAAGTCCAAGctaaggagaagaagaaaaagccTAAGCGAAAGAAAGATAATGTCGCAAAATTGAATATTCCAGGATCAGCGCGCAA GTTGAAAATTAAGGAGAAAGCTTTACTTACTGGTGTTTTATCCAAATATGCACAAAAAACTCCATCTTGA